The following coding sequences are from one Melospiza melodia melodia isolate bMelMel2 chromosome 2, bMelMel2.pri, whole genome shotgun sequence window:
- the LOC134414213 gene encoding cystatin-B-like, protein MLCGGASAARPATEETQRIAEQVKAQIEEKEGKTFDVFTAVEFKTQLVAGTNYFIKVHVGNEEFMHLRVFKSLPHENEQLSLHSYQGSKTKHDELAYF, encoded by the exons ATGTTGTGCGGGGGTGCCTCGGCGGCCCGGCCCGCCACCGAGGAGACGCAGCGGATCGCGGAGCAG GTAAAAGCTCAgatagaagaaaaagaaggaaaaaccttTGATGTCTTCACTGCAGTGGAGTTTAAAACTCAGCTGGTTGCTGGAACAAACTACTTCATCAAG GTCCATGTTGGGAATGAGGAGTTCATGCACCTGAGGGTGTTCAAGAGCCTCCCCCACGAGAATGAGCAGCTGAGCCTCCACAGTTACCAGGGCAGCAAGACTAAGCACGATGAACTGGCGTATTTCTAG